A single region of the Arthrobacter sp. V1I7 genome encodes:
- a CDS encoding ubiquitin-like protein Pup yields the protein MAGQEQQQPQSRDTEVDEDIPAAPPAPAEGQASAATQGVDDLLDEIDGVLESNAEEFVRAFVQKGGQ from the coding sequence AGGAGCAGCAGCAGCCGCAGTCGCGGGACACCGAGGTCGACGAGGACATCCCCGCGGCGCCGCCGGCACCCGCGGAGGGCCAGGCATCAGCCGCCACGCAGGGCGTGGACGATCTGCTTGATGAGATCGATGGCGTGCTTGAATCCAACGCAGAGGAGTTCGTCCGCGCCTTCGTCCAAAAGGGCGGTCAATAA
- the prcA gene encoding proteasome subunit alpha, whose product MTQQFYVSPEQLMKDRADFARKGIARGRSVVVISCRDGIALVAENPSPSLHKIGEIYDKIAFAAVGKYNEFESLRQAGVRYADVRGYSYDREDVTARGLASVYAQSLGAVFTAEQKPFEVELAVAEVGASPEEDHLYRLTFDGSIADEKGFIVMGGQADKVSEAVDAGWRGELDFAAAIRLAQAGLVADKETATLPASAVEVAVLDRGSESSRGTRRAFRRLEDADIVALLAEED is encoded by the coding sequence ATGACCCAGCAGTTCTATGTTTCGCCGGAACAGCTGATGAAGGACCGTGCGGACTTCGCGCGGAAAGGCATCGCCCGGGGCCGCTCGGTGGTGGTGATCAGCTGCCGGGACGGGATCGCGCTCGTGGCGGAAAACCCCTCGCCGTCGCTGCATAAGATCGGTGAGATCTACGACAAGATCGCGTTCGCCGCGGTAGGCAAGTACAACGAATTCGAAAGCCTCCGCCAGGCGGGGGTGCGGTACGCGGACGTACGCGGCTACTCCTACGACCGGGAGGACGTCACCGCCCGGGGACTGGCGAGCGTGTATGCGCAGAGCCTGGGTGCCGTCTTCACGGCGGAGCAGAAGCCGTTCGAAGTCGAGCTTGCCGTCGCCGAGGTGGGTGCCAGCCCGGAAGAGGACCACCTGTACCGGCTGACCTTTGACGGGTCCATCGCGGACGAAAAGGGATTCATCGTGATGGGCGGCCAGGCGGACAAGGTATCCGAGGCCGTCGACGCCGGCTGGCGGGGCGAGCTGGATTTCGCTGCCGCCATCCGCCTCGCGCAGGCCGGACTCGTGGCCGACAAGGAAACCGCCACCCTGCCGGCGTCGGCCGTGGAAGTTGCCGTGCTCGACCGCGGTTCGGAGAGCAGCCGCGGCACCCGCCGCGCGTTCCGCCGCCTGGAGGACGCCGACATCGTGGCATTGCTTGCTGAGGAGGACTGA
- the prcB gene encoding proteasome subunit beta encodes MQETTANQVAATATSSFTEHLQRERPGLLPFGLHSAGHLPAAAPNGAAPLQAPHGTTIVALSYAGGVLMAGDRRATMGNVIASRHIEKVFPADQYSVLGIAGTAGIALDLTRLFQVELEHYEKIEGTLLSLEGKANRLGAMIRGNLPMAMQGLAVVPLFAGFDRPAGIGRLFSYDVTGGRYEEQEHHTVGSGSMFARGALKKLWRPNLTEEEAVAVAVEALYDAADDDSATGGPDPVRRLWPVIYTVSRSGAFRVPDRELAAVAGRIIESRSLAQREA; translated from the coding sequence GTGCAGGAAACAACAGCCAACCAGGTAGCAGCCACCGCGACGTCCTCCTTCACCGAGCATCTCCAGCGCGAACGTCCCGGCTTACTGCCTTTCGGCCTGCACTCTGCCGGGCACCTGCCCGCCGCGGCCCCGAACGGTGCCGCGCCCCTCCAGGCGCCGCACGGGACGACGATCGTTGCCCTCAGTTATGCCGGTGGCGTGCTGATGGCCGGTGACCGGCGCGCCACGATGGGGAACGTGATCGCCAGCCGGCACATCGAGAAGGTCTTCCCGGCGGACCAGTACTCCGTGCTCGGAATCGCCGGAACGGCCGGAATCGCCCTCGACCTCACGCGGCTGTTCCAGGTGGAACTTGAACATTACGAAAAAATCGAGGGGACCCTTCTGAGCCTCGAAGGCAAAGCCAACCGGCTCGGCGCGATGATCCGCGGAAACCTGCCGATGGCGATGCAGGGACTCGCCGTGGTTCCGCTCTTTGCCGGTTTCGACCGGCCGGCCGGCATTGGACGGCTCTTTTCCTACGACGTCACCGGCGGACGCTACGAGGAGCAGGAGCACCACACCGTAGGGTCCGGCTCCATGTTCGCCCGCGGCGCGCTGAAGAAGCTGTGGCGGCCCAACCTCACGGAGGAGGAAGCCGTCGCCGTCGCCGTCGAAGCCCTCTATGACGCCGCCGACGACGACTCCGCCACCGGCGGCCCCGACCCGGTCCGCCGCCTCTGGCCGGTGATTTACACCGTGAGCCGTTCCGGCGCCTTCCGGGTGCCGGACCGCGAGCTCGCGGCGGTCGCCGGCCGGATCATCGAGTCCCGCTCCCTCGCCCAGCGGGAGGCCTGA
- a CDS encoding FKBP-type peptidyl-prolyl cis-trans isomerase — translation MSFGQRDLDRQKPEIDFPEGAVPTELVITDLIEGDGAEAKAGDTVSTHYVGVAWSTGEEFDASWGRGAPLDFRVGVGQVIQGWDQGLLGMKVGGRRRLEIPSELAYGSRGAGGAIGPNEALIFVVDLVAVR, via the coding sequence ATGTCATTTGGACAGCGCGACCTCGACCGCCAGAAGCCGGAAATTGACTTCCCCGAAGGTGCCGTTCCCACCGAACTGGTCATCACGGACCTGATCGAGGGCGACGGCGCCGAGGCCAAGGCCGGCGACACCGTCTCCACCCACTACGTCGGCGTGGCCTGGTCCACCGGCGAAGAATTTGACGCGTCCTGGGGCCGCGGCGCACCGCTGGACTTCCGCGTCGGCGTCGGCCAGGTCATCCAGGGCTGGGACCAGGGCCTGCTGGGCATGAAGGTCGGCGGCCGCCGCCGGCTGGAAATTCCCTCCGAGCTGGCCTACGGCTCCCGTGGCGCCGGCGGGGCGATCGGCCCGAACGAGGCGCTGATCTTCGTCGTCGACCTCGTCGCCGTCCGCTAG
- a CDS encoding YafY family protein, whose translation MSASRTERLLNLLIALLNTKYGLRRGELREKVYRDTVSSDVSFGRMFERDKSELRQFGFDVETLTDKGWGSDDPATTRYRIGKDSNRLPDVSLSPEECTVLILAAQLWEHAALGSAALDAVRKLQAAGGLADAELPAGVQPRIRPAGQAFEDLVAAMHAQHPVSFHYLAGSTGKEEERRVEPWGLGSRFGQWYLVGQDQTRGDRRFFRLSRLTSAVTVLEKETFTPPSGFNVRAELARLAELPLRTAVVDVQQDRLLGLRKRAQPVPPAGQPGAGPTVKPGAAAGPTSEPDANQPDSGRDRLLVPFRDAEILGEELASYGPRVKVADPPELVSAVRRRLSAAADFAATPVPPVIFPDTGPAKRRRKRTSEDQLNRMLQLVPFLVHNQGLHISEVAARFGITRKELEEDLRILICSGLPEGYPDDLLDIQWDDDHVFIRQDLDLRPVRFTVEEACALLTGLETLNGLPELAEGSALESVTLKLLAAAGEEGLKAASLSGPEVGPDDSATLEAARAAIRTGTQLRLRYYSPQSDTVSEREVDPLRLYSLDSTWYLEAYCHSARGLRNFRLDRIEELHATGRPVSAPAAPAGSFPVKLFTPNDDDTVVVVELTRRGIGLADDYYAERTAALPGGGMLAEIRFGNPDWLPMFVAQHGGAVRILEPAALADAARDWVEAARAQYED comes from the coding sequence GTGTCCGCCTCACGTACTGAACGCCTCCTGAACCTGCTCATCGCCCTGCTGAACACCAAGTACGGCCTCCGCCGCGGTGAATTGCGCGAAAAGGTGTACCGCGACACCGTCAGCAGCGACGTCTCCTTCGGCCGGATGTTCGAGCGGGACAAGAGTGAGCTCCGTCAGTTCGGCTTCGACGTCGAGACGCTGACGGACAAGGGCTGGGGCTCGGATGACCCGGCGACCACCCGGTACCGGATCGGCAAGGACTCCAACCGGCTGCCGGACGTCAGCCTGAGCCCCGAAGAGTGCACGGTCCTGATCCTGGCCGCGCAGCTCTGGGAGCACGCCGCGCTCGGCTCGGCGGCGCTGGACGCGGTCCGCAAACTCCAGGCGGCCGGAGGGTTGGCCGACGCCGAGCTTCCCGCCGGGGTCCAGCCGCGCATCCGGCCGGCGGGCCAGGCGTTCGAGGACCTCGTCGCCGCCATGCACGCCCAGCACCCGGTCAGCTTCCACTACCTCGCCGGCAGCACCGGCAAGGAGGAGGAACGGCGCGTGGAGCCCTGGGGCCTTGGCAGCCGTTTCGGCCAGTGGTACCTCGTCGGACAAGACCAGACGCGCGGTGACCGGCGCTTCTTCCGGCTCTCCCGCCTGACCTCGGCCGTGACCGTGCTCGAAAAGGAAACCTTCACTCCGCCGTCGGGCTTTAACGTCCGAGCCGAACTCGCGCGGCTGGCGGAGCTGCCGCTGCGGACCGCCGTCGTCGACGTCCAGCAGGACAGGCTGCTGGGGCTGCGCAAGCGCGCCCAGCCGGTCCCTCCCGCCGGCCAGCCCGGCGCCGGCCCGACCGTGAAGCCCGGTGCGGCCGCCGGCCCGACTTCCGAACCCGACGCGAACCAGCCCGATTCCGGCCGGGACCGCTTGCTGGTGCCGTTCCGCGACGCCGAGATCCTCGGCGAGGAACTCGCCTCCTACGGCCCCCGGGTGAAGGTAGCTGACCCGCCCGAGCTTGTCAGCGCCGTGCGGCGTCGCCTTTCCGCCGCGGCCGACTTCGCCGCAACCCCCGTCCCGCCGGTCATCTTCCCGGACACGGGTCCGGCCAAACGGCGGCGCAAACGGACGTCCGAGGATCAGCTCAACCGGATGCTCCAGCTGGTCCCTTTCCTGGTCCACAATCAGGGCCTGCACATCAGCGAGGTCGCGGCCCGGTTCGGCATCACCCGCAAGGAACTCGAGGAGGACCTGCGGATCCTGATCTGTTCGGGCCTTCCCGAGGGCTACCCCGATGACCTGCTGGACATCCAGTGGGACGATGACCACGTCTTCATCCGCCAGGACCTGGACCTCCGGCCCGTGCGCTTCACCGTGGAGGAGGCCTGTGCGCTGCTGACGGGCCTGGAGACCCTCAACGGCCTTCCCGAGCTCGCCGAGGGCAGTGCTCTGGAGTCCGTGACGCTGAAGCTGCTGGCGGCGGCCGGGGAAGAGGGGCTTAAGGCGGCGTCGCTCTCCGGCCCGGAGGTGGGACCGGACGACTCCGCGACCCTCGAGGCGGCGCGCGCGGCCATCCGTACCGGCACGCAGCTGCGGCTCCGGTATTACTCCCCGCAGAGCGACACCGTCTCCGAACGCGAGGTGGACCCGCTGCGGCTCTATTCGCTCGACAGCACCTGGTATCTCGAGGCCTACTGCCACTCCGCGCGGGGCCTGCGCAACTTCCGGCTGGACCGGATCGAGGAGCTGCACGCCACCGGCCGCCCGGTGTCGGCGCCGGCGGCGCCGGCCGGCAGTTTCCCGGTGAAGCTTTTCACCCCGAACGACGACGACACTGTCGTCGTCGTGGAACTGACGCGCCGGGGCATCGGGCTCGCCGACGACTACTACGCCGAACGCACCGCAGCCCTGCCCGGCGGCGGCATGCTGGCAGAAATCCGCTTCGGCAATCCCGACTGGCTGCCGATGTTCGTGGCCCAGCACGGCGGCGCGGTCCGGATCCTGGAGCCTGCCGCCCTCGCGGACGCCGCCCGGGACTGGGTGGAGGCCGCCCGGGCCCAGTACGAAGACTAG
- the pafA gene encoding Pup--protein ligase yields the protein MDKRIFGIETEFGISYSSPESRPLAPEEVARYLFRKVVSWGRSSNVFLTNGSRLYLDVGSHPEYATAECDDLAQLIAHDRAGELILDDLVDEAQERLAAEGFNGTVYLFKNNTDSAGNSYGSHENYLIPRRGEFSRLAEILIPFLVTRQLIAGAGKILKTPHGATFAFSQRADHIWEGVSSATTRSRPIINTRDEPHADAEFYRRLHVIVGDSNMSETTALLKIGTVDLILRMIEAGVIMRDMRMENPIRSIREISHDLTGRALVRLANGRQLTALEIQREYLGKVTAFVAEQGAHNVHVPMILDLWERTLDAIESGNTSTIDTEVDWAIKKKLMDGYRARHGLGLDAPRIAQLDLTYHDISRTRGLYYLLQARGAVRRVVDDTAVKDAVDAPPQTTRAKLRGDFVRRAQELGRDYTVDWVHLKLNDRAHQTILCKDPFRSIDERVDALLDSMG from the coding sequence ATGGACAAGCGTATTTTCGGCATCGAAACCGAGTTCGGGATTTCCTATTCGAGCCCGGAGTCCCGTCCGCTGGCGCCCGAGGAGGTGGCCCGCTACCTGTTCCGCAAAGTGGTCAGCTGGGGGAGATCCTCCAATGTATTCCTGACTAACGGCTCACGCCTGTACCTCGACGTCGGCTCCCACCCGGAGTACGCCACCGCCGAGTGCGACGATCTGGCGCAGCTGATCGCGCACGACCGGGCCGGCGAACTGATCCTGGACGACCTCGTGGACGAAGCGCAGGAGCGGCTCGCGGCCGAGGGGTTCAATGGCACCGTATACCTGTTCAAGAACAACACAGACTCGGCCGGGAACTCCTACGGAAGCCACGAAAACTACCTCATCCCGCGCCGCGGGGAATTCTCCCGGCTGGCGGAAATCCTGATCCCGTTCCTCGTGACCCGCCAGCTCATTGCCGGGGCCGGCAAGATCCTGAAGACCCCGCATGGCGCCACCTTCGCCTTCTCGCAGCGGGCCGACCACATCTGGGAAGGCGTCTCCTCGGCCACCACCCGGTCCCGGCCCATCATCAACACACGGGACGAGCCGCACGCCGACGCCGAGTTCTACCGCCGGCTGCACGTCATCGTCGGCGACTCCAACATGTCCGAGACCACCGCGCTGCTTAAGATCGGGACCGTGGACCTGATCCTGCGGATGATCGAGGCCGGAGTCATTATGCGGGACATGCGGATGGAGAACCCCATCCGCAGCATCCGCGAAATATCCCACGACCTGACCGGCCGCGCCCTCGTCCGGCTCGCCAACGGCCGGCAGCTCACCGCCCTGGAGATCCAGCGGGAATACCTGGGCAAGGTCACGGCGTTCGTGGCCGAACAGGGCGCGCACAATGTGCACGTGCCGATGATCCTGGACCTGTGGGAACGGACCCTCGACGCGATCGAGAGCGGCAACACCAGCACGATCGACACCGAAGTGGACTGGGCGATCAAGAAAAAGCTGATGGATGGCTACCGCGCGCGGCACGGACTGGGGCTGGATGCACCCCGGATCGCGCAACTGGACCTGACGTATCACGACATCTCCCGCACCCGCGGGCTGTACTACCTGCTGCAGGCCCGCGGTGCGGTCCGCCGGGTGGTGGACGACACCGCGGTCAAGGACGCCGTGGACGCGCCGCCGCAGACCACCCGCGCCAAGCTCCGCGGCGATTTCGTCCGGCGGGCCCAGGAGCTCGGCCGCGACTATACCGTGGACTGGGTGCACCTGAAGCTCAACGACCGCGCGCATCAGACCATTCTGTGCAAGGACCCGTTCCGCAGCATTGACGAGCGGGTGGATGCCCTGCTGGACTCTATGGGCTGA